CTAACAGCTGAAATTACGCAACAGGCTGCCTGACAGACGGCTTTTAGTGCGACGGGACGCTTCAGTGATCCGTAGACCtacatgtagacacacacacacacacacacacacacacacacacacacacacacacacacacacacacacacacacagctctccacTCTTTTAAGAGTAAGCCACAGCATTTACTCTACATTggttgaagtacttgtacttgagtattttctctctctctgctactttatactgctaattaaatacaaatcatagataaatattgtactttttaagaGATACGTCGAGTTCTTATAGATTCAATTACCAAACAGTCTATATAGTTGTTAAAACTAGCCCCAACATGAACAATTTAAACTGCAAAATACTACGTACACACAAGTAAGAtgacttttactgcagtaaatgGGGAGGCTACTTCCCTTAAGAAGGTATGTAGCTTGGTTATCTGATCTTTTGTTGTGTAATGACAAATTCATTTTGTATCTTCAACCTTAAAGTTACAGCAGGCGTTTCTAGCTGGGACATCTAATGATGGGAAGTACTTGCAACAGGAGGGCTGAAATATTTACCAaaattagatttaatatttttcaccatcttagtttgaAAATACTACTGCCCAAAAGTCTGCGACTCTCCCTTTCCATTGGTCGCACCGGTGCACCTGATATTCAGCAGGACAGATTAAAAACcgtataaaaacatttttgtaacaaACACCAACTGAGTGTAAAGTCAGATATTAGCCTCTGAACATATTTTCTGTAGATTAAATTGTAAGCTTTTATATCAATCGATCATTTTTACAATACCCCAATAAGATTTGAGGTTAATTTGTCAGTTTGTGACAAgcactttataactttattcttttattgCAATTTCTTGTTGTATCTGCtatgatttaaatgaagaaaaaaacatttaattttacatAATGTGTTGAGAAATTAAATCAGAATGTATTATTGGGTACACCTGAATTATGTGCTGGTGTGCCTGTAAGTGCAACCAGTGTTACAAGTGTTTCTGTTGCAAGACGGCTGAAAACTTTGCATAAACAGAAGAAGTTTTAAGGCGTTATTGTCCCTAAATACTGAGCGATATTAATGAATTCACACATTTCAGGATCATACTGTACTCTGTCAGGCTGACAACATGCAGACTACGCTTGTCTGACTTGTTCCCTGTGTGACCTCGAGGAGGACGCAGACTGTGTGTGAACCCCGTTGCCTCTGATTCTTTAATCCCTGTTGTAAGTTGTAATGGAGCAGCTTGCTGGATGAAGGATTAACCATATATACCTGCTGAGAGGGGCTTCTGGGGATGGAGCGGtcaaaacagtttaaaactgattttctgAGGTCGACGGTTACATCCGAGACTTTCTGAATCACTGGAAGGAGATTAGACTGCGTCCAGCCGAGTAAATCATGTAATCTGATAGTGTTGCTAAAGTGAGGCTACGTCCTCCATTCAAGATCCGTCTGGGCTCAGTGTCCAACACACAGCGATTGGGTCTACACACAAGCAGAGTGCTTTTAAAAGTACACAGCATGACcacattcataaaaaatatatctgcaAATTGTCTGTAGCTGCTTCATTTCACCAAACTCTATAAAGTTCATTGTGTAGTTAATCATTCTTGATGCTTCATCCATAATTGAAGAATCACGTCAGGGAAATACTCGATAGAGACATCTCTACTGACAGAATTAAACTTCTGATGAACTGTGAGAGTGAGTAACGGTTCAgccattttaaaataacttaattCTCATAGACTCAAATGATGTAGTCACACTTTCAGTAAGAGTAATTACAGCTGTAGACTTTCTGTGATGTTAAAATCAAACAGAGAATTTGACTCTGCCTTTTGTTCGAGTCACTGCTAATAAGAATTTCAGACTGCACACTTCAAATAGCCTCCTAATTGAAACAGAGAAATGGATAATGTtcataataaaaatgtctgaagGCTGATCAAAGCTGCCAAGTGGCCATGTGACCTCACAGTCAGCGTGCAGTCCATAATACAAAGTGACAGTGTACTGCTGGAATATCAGGGTGCAGATAATAGCTACTGCAAACACTTAAGACGTCAAATGTCAGAAATCCTTAGCGTGGAGAGTTGTTTTGAAACAATGGCAGCCCCAGTgttggaggaagtattcagatccttcaCTTAcataaaagtactaataccacactgtaaaaatactctattacaagtaaGTATGtacataaaatcataaaatgttcTTAAAGTATTGAAAGTAAATGCATTTTAGTTCTTGTGCATGGatgtaaaagcaggattttactgttgtgGTTGGTTAAAGTGGAGCTCGTTTCGAACTATTTTGTGAAGGACCGCAACCAGTAATTATTCTCATTATAGAttgatctgctgattatttactACATTAAATCAATTGATTGGTTTAAAAATTCTGTAAATAGCAAGAAATGCTGTCACAATCACCTAAAGTCCCCCGAGTGACAACATCACAATGCTTGTGCTTTTGTccatccaaaaaaacaaaataaaaaaaatagtgaatatgtttgagttgtggacaaaacaagaaacttGATTTtcgggctttgggaaacactgatcaacactTTCTACCATTTTATAGAACAAACAACCAATCGATTTGTCAAGACAATAACGGACTGATTGATTGAAAATAATCGTTATTTGcagcaaaaattaaaataattaaaaggaaaaagcagcaaatctttacatttttgaagctggaacaatgaaatgtttaacTTTAACAGATCAAAAATAGTTGCTTATCAATTTTCTGTCAATTCAATTATTAATCAATTGTAACaattataacaaaacatttttaagatcTTTGTATGTTTTGGATgcaaaaatcttaatttgtaaagtaactagtaaaaAAATGAAGTATAAAGAATGTAGcgaaatagaaagaaagaaactgggATGAGAAAGTAATACTCAGATTTGAACTTGAGTATCTGTTTTACAGTTGCGTTCCACCACTGGACAGCATTAGGACGAAGATTAAGATCTGATTTTGGAGAAAGATCAGTACACACCCTGGTTAGACGCCAAGAAGTGCAACATGTCTCGTCCTGATAGGGTTACAATCATGTGCTTCTTTTAAAGGTGGCAAGATCAAGTATCAGGAGGAATTCAATTCATGACGCcccttaaaaaacaaatgaacacgTGCCTAAATCCCTATGAACCCGCCTGGGTGCCCTTCGCTTTCTGATAATAAATAGCAAGCATATGGAATAAAATTTTAAACGCACTTTAATTGGCAGAGATCTGGAGATCACTTGACTGTGGTAGTAAATACGTGGAGCAGGTTTGTCACTCTGCTGAGTGGTCAGACAGCTCAAGGTTAAAGTCCTCACTCACTCCAATTGGAGTCAGATGAGACTTGGCAGGAGATAAAAAGTAAATTTAGTAGGTGGGACTAATCTACCTCCCTATAGGTAACTCTGGTTGTTTCTCTGCAGGAaatcacttgtgaaaatgttctgCTGAACTATCAATTAATGTTAAATGACACCGGTAAAGCTCCAACTTCACGTCTATCACTTTTCAGCAAGCGTGCCTCGGTTGAATTATTGTCAGCAGGTCAACTTTCTCAGCTGATATTGGCTCGACCCCAATTACAACCTGGGAGACGTCTGCAGGTCTAAGCTTACATTTGACACAAGAGGCTGCCAAATAGCTTCCTTAAGCAATGCGACTGAGGACATGAGCTGCCAGGACGCTCTGTAACGTCACCCTCCATAAATGAgattacatttcaaaaccagacagattcactcagtaggtttgtgtttatttctcttttcccGGTAAAGTTCCTGTGTTCAGGGAATGACATTCTGGTGAGGggcaaaacaaaagcagacaaaGCATGGGCCAAGTGAAGAGTGCATAACAGTTTCCGCCCGTACAACTAGTACAAAATACTAGTTGGTCCCTATAAATATAGTGCAGCATTTAAGTCCTTCCAAATGTACAAGATATGTTACAATTAAACTTCACAACATGAACAGTGGACATACAAAAACAGCTTAGATGACTTTCTTGAGCTCATCGTACAAGACGAGCACGAAGGCGCCACCCATGCCTCTGAGCACGTTAGACCAGGCTCCCTTGAAGAAGGCCTTGGAGCCCTCGTCACGCGCGATCTTCCTCCAGCAGTCAATGGTGCCGCTGTACATGATGTCGGCTGAGGGGATAAACAGAATTACAAAAAGGAGTCACAACTTTATTCTGCTAACACATCAGCAAAAACAGGACtttatactttgttttgttgtctttattaCCTCCTTTGCGTCCAGACTGCATCATCATACGACGACGGACGGTGTCGAAGGGGTAGGAAACAAGACCAGCGACAGCAGTGACGGACTGAGCAATCATCCAgctgacaaaaatgtgtgtgttcttggGGTCTGGAAGCATACCTGAAAGAGAAATGTCAATCAAGAAGGTTAATTTAACTCTCAAAGGCGAACAAAAGCGACTAAGTCTGCCTGTTAATTAAAACTCACCCTTTGCTGTGTCGTAGACACCAAAGTAAGCAGCTCTGTAGATGATGATGCCCTGTACTGAGACGCTGAAGCCCTGGTACAGACCCTTGATGCCATCAGACCTGGAGATCTTCACCAAACAGTCTCCCAGGCCTTTGAACTCACGCTCCGCACCGGCTTTGCCGACATCAGCGGCCAGACGTGTTCTGGCGAAGTCGAGGGGGTAGACGAAACACAGCGACGTGGCTCCGGCGGCGCCGCCAGACGCCAAGTTACCCGCAAAGTATCTCCAGAACTGTTTGTGCTTGTCCACGCCGTCGAGGAAAATCTTCTTGTACTTGTCCTTGAAAGCAAAGTTGAGGGCCTGAGTGGGGAAGTATCGGATGACGTTGGCCAGGTTCCCTCTCCAGAACGAGAGGAAGCCCTGCTCTTTGGGGATACGGACGACACAGTCGATGATGCCCTTGTACTGCTGGTCAACCGCGATCTGCTTGCTGGCATGTTGAACCTGTAATTAAAGCAGAGATGAGGACACGATGAAGGCAGGAGAGCAGATAAAGTTCAACATAGCCTCTACCTTTCACCTGTTAACCTAACCTATGTTTGATTGGTGAGGACACACTAATGCGTCTGTGTGACAGACACATTTGTAGCCATGTGCCAGAGTACTACTCTGATGGCATCCATTCAACAATTCAcagccccacctcctcctcctcctgctcctgctcctgctgctgagcCCAGGCCCAATGCAGCAGAGGAAAGCCATGTCGCAAACCTTGCTCTGACCTTGCTTGTTTGTTGTGAAGCCAAACTACAGACCTGTCATGCAAGATgagcacttttttttaaacaccacTGTCATGTCTGCCTTTTAATAACACACTTCATTTAAGCTGGGGTGAGACTGCAGCCTGCTGGCCAGTGTATTACGTAACAGGTCTGATGCGCCTCGATTATGCTCATTCATGTGAGCCTGCAGCAAATCTCTGACAGAGCTGATTCACCATGTTTGGACTCACAAACAACGCAGCATCTCTACAAAGTCTACATTCACTTGTTTTTCCTATCGCGATATCTCTTTAAACTCACTCTCCATCACTTGGAAACTTCTAGAAAACATCAGCAAGAAGAGGCTTCAAACTGAGCAACTCCTAGTTTGTGTCGCAGATACAAGAAGTAGCATCTTATCACCACCGGCTGTGACTGATGAGGTGTGAAGTCCACGCTCACCTGGAGGAGAAGCTTGACTCTCTCGATGGGGGCTACGGCGGTTTTGGAGATGGCAGCGGCGATACCACCGGCCAAGAAGTCCTTGGCGAAGGAAATAGCTGTCTCACTCATCTTTCGGATGTTGTCAGCTGCCTGTCCCGCTCACTTCACGTCGGTGGGGTTTGCCCGTGGAGTTGAAATGGCCGACTCCCATCTAACGGAGAGCGGATTTAAGAAGCCCGAACGCGAGAAAAACCGTGAACTTCAACTCTCGCGTCTCATTGGTTGGCAGCTGGAGTAGTGGGCGGGGCGAGCGGGGTGTCCGGACTCCGATTGGATGCTCTCCATCGTCGCTCATGGCAACGCCATCTGTTACCTCTCCCAACAAGAGAAAGTTAGTGAATAAGTTTGTTTTAGATGTTCTGATTGAATCACATCTCTGCATAACTCATTGTTTACTCTCGTGTTGTGCCGTTTTTGGACCGGGTTTCACTCAAGGTCGTGTCAGATGTCACCTTTGAAGCAGCTGTGGACTAAAGGATATGGTGGGTAAAGGTCAACCCATCTGCTGATGTCCTTTGGCTGTCACATAGTTTCCCACTGTATGGAGAAGTACATGATTGAATCAGCAGACTGATTACGTGCAACCTTCTGTGTCAGCAAACTTATCAGACCTAAATATTAAGTCAGCCCGATTGAAATCTGGTGCAAGAATATTAATTGGAAACAAGTCACACTTTTAGTAGACATTAAGTTGCATTAAGAGGAGTCATTCGctaaattaaatgtcagaagTGAAGAGAAATAACACTTGTTGTAACACACTAAACCTAGACAGAAGAAATGTCTAAGGGGCAGGTGGCGGAGAAAACTAAAAAGGCCACCAGCTGCATGCAGTGGTGCACCAGGTCCAAAAACCTCGTTAAATGTTTCATTATGTGACTCAGATTTAAAATATAACTACTACAACTTTGTAATTAAAGTTCACAGAGAACTACTAACTTTTGAACTACTTAGGCTGGAGATATACTGTTTTTTTAGAGTACGTGTCCGAATAGACAATGGCTATGTCTTGAACATAATTGTTCAGAAATGGGTGAGGTGAGGatggcagggatttgcatttcgATTAAAACAGGGCTACCCACTTGAAGGTGGGTCTTGAATTGATGAGGCACTGTAAATACTCTTCCTACTTGGTACACTCAGTATTATCGAAGAAAAAACGCTGACCCTCGTTAAGATTAAAACTGTTTCATCATGTGACTCAGATTTGAAATATAACTATTAAAACTCTGTCATTAAAATCCACAGGGAACTATTAACTTTGAACCTATAAAGCTTGAGATATACTCACTTTTTAACTACATATTCCTGTAGACAACCGGCTATGTGTTGAACGTACTTGTTCAAAAATGGGGcttttccatcaacatgtgCGGCCTTTGCTTGACTCAGTGTGACTGCGCACGTCAGCCCAGGGTTGAGGTGAGGgtggcagggatttgcatttcgATTCAAACAGGGCTAACAACTTGAAGGTCGGTCTTGAGCTGATGATGTGCTTCTTTTGACCAGTGGTCAAAGGACCAGCTGTAAATACTCTTCCTACTCAGTATTATTGAAGAAACACTGCTGACAAAGCTCAGCTAATTTGGTGATAAACACGTTTCATCTCCTTTCAGTTATTCACAATAAAAGTTCCCCAGTATAAgttatttaaaaacttttttatgaAGCATCAAAAACAGGAAACGTGGGATATTCACTTAGCAACTTAGCACCCGCGCGCTGTGGCCCCACACCAGACATGGCCCAACCCTCTGTACCACATGGATGATCCCACCAGAGAGCTCAGCCCATACTAGATGTACATTATGTGGATTATTTTGTGAAAACTGGCCTCAGTCAACCGGTGATTGAAAACAAATTCTTAGCCAGCTCAGGCATCTGATGACTGGTGGACAAAAATCACCATGGGCACCGTCCCCACACCATTTTACTAACATTTTTTAGcttgtcttaaaaaaaaactgctcgCTGTTACATTCCTACTCGCTTCCCAAGAGGGAAACTTGAAAAGCAATGGTGAGAATAATCAAGACTAAAAATACAACAGAACACGTGTCAGTGAAATTTTAATGTCATAAGCACATTCCTTGCATCACGATGTTAGCACCTGTACATGATTGCGCTTAACCTAATCGAActtatgaaacattaaaatctgaCATTCATtatacatgaaaaatacaatctATCATACAAGTGGagtaaaacagcatttcagtCAATGTGAATAAACTCTGGCACGATCTGATGTAAGCCTCAAAATAAATAGTTAACGCTCAAAGGCACATGACATTTGGTTAAAAACAGTCACGGAAACAAGTTATGGATGAGTGAACCATTCATAAACAATTAATACTGTAAAGTTAGAATATTCTGAAAGAGGTAGACCTTTACTGACAGAacataatgtaaatgtaaatttataCCTGATATGAAGACATGAAACCAGAAACACAATGTTATGTCATTATTACAGACACAAGCCTCTGAAGTATTTCAGTCCAACAAATATCTCGTTTTGCTGTTCAAGTGAGGGTCAGCAGTCAATATTTGTCCTCAAGACATCATGTGCACTGTCACCATTGGTTTCCAAAAGACGACGCCCCTGACCCAAAGTTCCTGTTTTTCAAGTAGCGCTTCACCTCTTGCAGCTCGTTCGGCCCGAGGCTCTGGTCGACCCCCGGTGCAAGCTTGTAGCTCAGTGGTGAGACGATGTACCCGTTGCGGTAAAGGCAAACCTGCTTACACATCTCGAAGCAGGTGTAAAGAAGGCCGAAATAGGGAACAATCTGTGAAGGAAGACAGGAGATGGAGATGAGTGCAGGGCTCCAGACAAATTTattacactggttgcactggtgcgcctaactttttcatttaggggCACCAgcacaataatacattttaatccgATTTCTTTGCAGGAATAAAGGTGCAGATACAAATCACAGCACACTCAACAAGAAATGGTGATAACCTCAATTGTTTCAACCATAAACTGCTACATTTTAGGCGCACCAGTGCCACGATCAATATTTTTAGTTGCACGTGGCAGATTTTTGGGTGCATACGCGACCAAAATAGTTGCACCCTAGTGTATTTCAGCGCGATGCCTCAATCgttgaattaaaaaacataaactgcTAAATTTCAGGCCAACCGGTGTGACCAATCAACATGTTTAGTTGCAAttgatttttgggtgcatgGGCGATAGTAGCACCCTGGATCCCTTGAGAGTATTTCAGCGTAATGCCTCAATTTAGGGATTAAAAGCCCAGAATATCCACACAGAGAGGGTTGTAGTCTGGTTCGAGTATCACTAAAAGTATCTTTAAAGTCCTTTAGAGTCCTACTGCATgagtgaaaaaagtagtataaagccttttgtggctccagaggaagctgcatgtaagatgagaaattgcctccagtgatgtcactcagtggctaaattgcattgtgggtaatgtaggcaccagagtttgaaaatgaaaaagaatgagTGGAATGAAAAAGGTggtatctctggttctgctgtttcGATAtagatcttttttttgtttttttaaactaaaatcagattgcatgcagcttcctctgaagcaaCAAAATACTTTATACGTCCTTTTCAGATATGCAGTAGGACTCCCCAAGATCTCTAAACGCactttaatgtttgtaaattaaTGTTTCTACAACTTTCtaaattgctttattttaattcagCTCCTCATTACATTTGTAAATTAATGTACAACTATCATGACGTTTGCAGCTGAAATAGGAGAGTGGAGCATGCTGTTCCAGAGACAGACTTTGCTCACCTTGCTCGTGATATTCATGCTATGAATTACGCACTGAACATTGCTTTccattccccccccccccacccccccctccTCACTCTCCCTTTCGAGTAGGCCATGGGTTACATTTCTGTCACTCATGTTCCTAAGCACGTGAGCTTATTTGTGACAGCAGTAGACCAGTCCTCTATCTGTATGATTGATGGAGAGTACAGTTTTATGAGTTATTACAAATAGATATATCAGTGAAGTCGTACCTTTATTGTGTTGGCTGCGAGGCCGTTCCACAGTGAGAGGACGCCCTTGTTTCTCACAACTTGTATGAAACAGTCTATCATTCCACTGAAATGGACGTCTACTCCACCTAAATGGGGAAGACGGGCACTCTGCGCCTGAGAAGGATTGAAAGGGAAAAGGAACGACAGTGAATCAGCAAAGTTTCTGATTGTGTCTTTAAATTCATAAacataaaaaggttaaaaaaacacagaactgCAATTTTGAGGAAGTGTTTTGCTTATAAGACACAGTGAAGAGAAGGTGACACTGCTGCTCTATTCAGCGATCAGCAGGGTGTTATTAACTCTGATACGTGTCAGACCTACTGATTTAATCAACTTCTGTTATAGAAATGAAACTGCACAGTTcggtaaaaagtacaataagcaacacaacattacaaaattaagcataaatacacaataaaaacaatgttgtcCTTTAGAGGGTAAAGTGACAAAATAAGTGCTATAGATGAGAACTTAACTTATCCAGTTAACAGTGTCACATAATGATGTTAGTTAACTGCATATTAAAACTCACGAGGCTCGTCCTGTATGAGACATTAACATTGTGTCCTGACAACTCTACAGGCTGACAGTCATGTGACGGAGGAAAAGTATCTTTAGAAGTTTCAAGGTTCCCAGAGGAACACACAGCCAGAAGGGTGTTGGACTATTCAAACAGCTTAATTTGTAAAGGAAACA
This window of the Pagrus major chromosome 18, Pma_NU_1.0 genome carries:
- the slc25a5 gene encoding ADP/ATP translocase 2; the protein is MSETAISFAKDFLAGGIAAAISKTAVAPIERVKLLLQVQHASKQIAVDQQYKGIIDCVVRIPKEQGFLSFWRGNLANVIRYFPTQALNFAFKDKYKKIFLDGVDKHKQFWRYFAGNLASGGAAGATSLCFVYPLDFARTRLAADVGKAGAEREFKGLGDCLVKISRSDGIKGLYQGFSVSVQGIIIYRAAYFGVYDTAKGMLPDPKNTHIFVSWMIAQSVTAVAGLVSYPFDTVRRRMMMQSGRKGADIMYSGTIDCWRKIARDEGSKAFFKGAWSNVLRGMGGAFVLVLYDELKKVI